A genomic segment from Bradyrhizobium sp. ISRA430 encodes:
- the aroQ gene encoding type II 3-dehydroquinate dehydratase: MKRVMILNGPNLNLLGIREPHIYGTTTLDQIKASCEQNAAKLGLSLAFHQSNHEGVIVDLIQSARQDADAIIINPAGFSFTSVAIMDAIKVFEGPVLEVHISNIHARDEYHRHSKISFVATGVICGLGPYGYIAAMHTIAQMK, encoded by the coding sequence ATGAAGCGCGTGATGATCCTCAACGGTCCCAATTTGAATCTGCTGGGTATCCGTGAGCCGCATATTTACGGCACGACGACGCTCGATCAGATCAAGGCGAGCTGCGAGCAGAATGCCGCAAAGCTCGGGCTCAGCCTCGCCTTCCACCAGTCCAACCATGAAGGCGTCATCGTCGACCTGATCCAGTCGGCGCGGCAGGATGCGGACGCCATCATCATCAATCCGGCCGGCTTCTCCTTCACCTCGGTCGCGATCATGGATGCGATCAAGGTGTTCGAGGGCCCGGTGCTAGAGGTGCACATCTCCAACATCCACGCCCGCGACGAATATCACCGACACTCGAAGATCTCGTTCGTGGCGACCGGCGTGATCTGCGGTCTGGGCCCCTACGGCTATATCGCGGCCATGCACACGATCGCGCAGATGAAGTGA
- a CDS encoding methyl-accepting chemotaxis protein, with the protein MAIRLGLGRFRPRFSLPKWGVRGSLFAAFAVIAGMGLVISAGAGLVLQNLGGRMTELSGRDIPRLAASLQLSALSAGLAAQGPALLAAQSEDALNEHTRKLRELQEQTQQKLGEIIELGADKTVVSGLSETIKSINEAAQSLAKAARERLDIAALHDKQYDALRSAQSAFVGAASPAMLNAQTQVNAILGSANLSAEDATEAAQTVGQLGNVVASGNLVAADMSAALSANTSDKLDDIQKEFKTAQGRLRSNLDLLPNNEGTKMLRETAEKLLALGTGKTGVFNLREKELDSIDYGQTILDETRKLNVGLGISVQQLVDAVQKETNASTFQARQQISLATSAMLALGALTLVGSALFVWLYVGRNILRRIGSLQRAMELLSAGDLDADIARAKHDDEIGTMTDTLQVFRQSMIEARALSSEQDKDRVAKAERAARMEAKIAEFEGMVRTALDNLAQSANSMQATAQSMSNTADQSNALVSAVASAAEETSVNVQTVSAGTEQLSSSIQEISRQVVTSAEIAKKAVSEAGATDTTVQSLADSASRISVVVDLIQTIASQTNLLALNATIEAARAGEAGRGFAVVASEVKSLASQTAKATEEIRTQIVSMQEVTTSAVGAIRGIGQTIGEINDVTTAIAAAVEQQGAATREIARNIQHAAGGTSEVSSNIIGVSTASAEAGVAAGEVLSASDALRREADTLRSEIDAFLNNMRAA; encoded by the coding sequence ATGGCGATCCGTCTGGGCCTTGGCCGTTTCCGGCCTCGTTTCTCGTTGCCGAAATGGGGCGTGCGCGGCAGCCTGTTCGCGGCCTTCGCGGTGATCGCAGGCATGGGCCTGGTGATCTCGGCCGGTGCCGGCCTCGTGCTGCAAAATCTCGGCGGACGCATGACCGAGCTGAGCGGACGGGACATTCCGCGTCTAGCCGCAAGCCTGCAATTGTCGGCACTGAGCGCTGGCCTCGCCGCACAGGGACCGGCGCTGCTTGCAGCTCAAAGCGAGGACGCCCTGAACGAGCACACCAGGAAGCTCAGGGAATTGCAGGAGCAGACGCAGCAGAAGCTTGGCGAGATCATCGAGCTCGGCGCCGACAAGACCGTCGTCTCCGGGCTCAGCGAGACCATCAAGAGCATCAACGAGGCGGCCCAGAGCCTGGCCAAGGCCGCCCGCGAGCGGCTGGATATCGCCGCCCTCCATGACAAGCAATATGACGCGCTGCGCAGCGCGCAGAGCGCGTTCGTCGGCGCGGCCAGTCCGGCGATGCTGAACGCCCAGACCCAGGTCAACGCCATTCTCGGATCGGCCAACCTCTCCGCCGAAGATGCCACCGAAGCCGCACAGACCGTCGGCCAGCTCGGCAACGTCGTCGCCAGCGGCAATCTCGTCGCCGCCGACATGAGCGCGGCGCTGTCGGCGAACACGAGCGACAAGCTCGACGACATCCAGAAGGAATTCAAGACGGCACAGGGACGCTTGCGGTCCAACCTCGATCTGTTGCCGAACAACGAGGGCACCAAGATGCTGCGCGAGACGGCGGAAAAGCTGCTCGCGCTCGGCACCGGCAAGACCGGGGTGTTCAACCTGCGTGAGAAGGAGCTCGACTCCATCGACTACGGCCAGACCATTCTGGACGAGACGCGCAAGCTCAATGTCGGCCTCGGCATCAGCGTGCAGCAGCTCGTCGACGCCGTGCAGAAGGAGACCAACGCGTCGACCTTCCAAGCCCGCCAGCAGATCTCGCTCGCCACGTCAGCCATGCTGGCGCTCGGCGCACTGACGCTGGTCGGCTCGGCACTGTTCGTCTGGCTCTATGTCGGGCGCAACATTCTGCGCCGGATCGGCTCGCTGCAGCGCGCGATGGAGCTGCTCTCGGCCGGCGATCTCGACGCAGACATCGCCCGCGCGAAGCATGATGACGAGATCGGCACGATGACCGACACGCTCCAGGTGTTCCGCCAGAGCATGATCGAGGCCCGCGCACTGTCGAGCGAGCAGGACAAGGACCGCGTCGCCAAGGCCGAGCGCGCCGCGCGCATGGAGGCGAAGATCGCCGAGTTCGAGGGCATGGTACGCACCGCGCTCGACAATCTCGCGCAATCGGCCAATTCGATGCAGGCGACCGCGCAGAGCATGTCGAATACGGCCGACCAGTCCAACGCGCTGGTCAGCGCGGTGGCCTCGGCCGCCGAGGAGACCTCGGTCAACGTGCAGACCGTGTCGGCCGGGACCGAGCAGCTCTCATCCTCGATTCAGGAGATCAGCCGCCAGGTGGTCACCTCGGCCGAGATCGCCAAGAAGGCGGTCAGCGAAGCCGGCGCCACCGACACCACCGTGCAGAGCCTCGCCGACAGCGCGAGCCGCATCAGCGTCGTGGTCGACCTGATCCAGACCATCGCCTCGCAGACCAATCTGCTCGCGCTCAACGCCACCATCGAGGCGGCGCGCGCCGGTGAAGCCGGCCGCGGCTTCGCCGTGGTCGCCTCGGAGGTCAAGAGTCTGGCGAGCCAGACCGCGAAGGCGACGGAGGAAATCCGCACCCAGATCGTGAGCATGCAGGAAGTCACGACGTCGGCGGTCGGCGCTATCCGTGGCATCGGTCAGACCATCGGCGAGATCAACGATGTGACCACGGCGATCGCCGCGGCCGTCGAACAGCAAGGCGCGGCAACCCGCGAGATCGCCCGCAACATCCAGCATGCGGCCGGCGGCACCAGCGAGGTCTCCAGCAACATCATCGGCGTCTCCACCGCCTCCGCCGAAGCCGGCGTTGCCGCCGGCGAAGTGCTGAGCGCCTCCGACGCGCTCCGCCGCGAGGCCGACACGCTGCGCTCGGAGATCGACGCGTTCCTCAACAACATGCGGGCGGCCTGA
- a CDS encoding ABC transporter substrate-binding protein, producing MKIAVAAPLSGPAAALGREMAQAARMAVEDSARDQPEIGIDIIDDRGDEETGVEIARSLVADESIVALLGHYNSNITLRAAPLYDTGLPLIAPIVSNPTLTDSGWRNVFRSPTAMTRRPPRSRNISSPPASGGLASW from the coding sequence ATGAAGATTGCCGTTGCCGCGCCGCTGTCCGGACCTGCTGCCGCTCTCGGGCGTGAGATGGCGCAGGCCGCCCGGATGGCCGTCGAGGACTCGGCACGGGACCAGCCTGAAATCGGCATCGACATCATCGACGATCGCGGCGACGAGGAGACCGGCGTCGAGATTGCCCGCTCCCTGGTCGCAGACGAGTCGATCGTGGCGCTGCTCGGCCACTACAACAGCAACATCACGCTGCGGGCAGCGCCGCTTTACGACACCGGCCTGCCTCTGATCGCGCCGATCGTGTCCAATCCGACGCTCACCGATTCCGGCTGGCGTAACGTGTTCCGTTCACCAACCGCGATGACGCGACGGCCGCCGCGATCGCGCAACATCTCATCGCCACCGGCAAGCGGCGGGCTTGCGTCGTGGTGA
- a CDS encoding outer membrane protein yields MKKILFATVALFVVGAAAPAVGADLGARNYYKSPAPAYAAPIYNWTGFYLGAHLGGAFSSDNNFNGLSTGNNGNGRFLGGVQVGADWQMNPNFVVGLEGQYSWLSGSVGAVFPGGFAYTNDQRGLGSITGRVGYTWGPGLVYVKGGYAYSDNNEKVTLGGVPVGFVIDGDHRNGYTVGAGIEYMFAPNWSAKAEYQYYNFGDAHFTAPGPLVAAGSFTTDDHTVKAGLNYRFNWAGPVVARY; encoded by the coding sequence ATGAAGAAGATCCTGTTTGCGACCGTGGCGCTGTTCGTGGTGGGCGCAGCCGCGCCGGCCGTCGGTGCCGATCTCGGCGCCCGCAACTATTACAAGTCGCCTGCGCCGGCCTATGCCGCGCCGATCTACAACTGGACCGGATTCTATCTCGGCGCCCATCTCGGCGGCGCGTTCTCCAGCGACAACAATTTCAACGGCCTCTCGACCGGCAACAACGGCAACGGCCGTTTCCTGGGCGGCGTGCAGGTCGGCGCAGACTGGCAGATGAACCCGAACTTCGTGGTCGGCCTCGAGGGCCAGTATTCCTGGCTCTCCGGCAGTGTCGGCGCGGTATTCCCCGGCGGATTTGCCTACACCAACGACCAGCGCGGGCTCGGCTCGATCACCGGTCGCGTCGGCTACACCTGGGGTCCGGGCCTCGTCTACGTGAAGGGCGGCTACGCCTATTCGGACAACAACGAGAAGGTGACGCTCGGCGGCGTACCGGTCGGCTTCGTCATCGATGGCGATCACCGCAACGGCTACACCGTCGGCGCCGGCATCGAATACATGTTCGCGCCGAACTGGTCGGCCAAGGCCGAGTACCAATATTACAATTTCGGCGACGCGCATTTCACCGCGCCCGGTCCGCTCGTTGCGGCCGGCAGCTTCACGACCGACGATCACACCGTCAAGGCAGGTCTCAACTACCGCTTCAACTGGGCAGGCCCGGTCGTCGCGCGCTACTGA
- a CDS encoding MBL fold metallo-hydrolase, producing MHSKTDIVQSSAEALRYPWEQHPGPEEVVEVKPGVLWVRLKLPFRLNHVNIYLIADGDGYAMVDSGFGNEETIEAWTKLFDGPLKGVHITRLIVTHSHPDHVGLAGWIVERFTCPLVMSQVEYLQSVYHQNRGTEERRNAQRLFFRRHGMDESLTEKLLGRGQDYLKRVSVLPPSYRRISHGDEVVIGTRRFKVVTGGGHALDQVMLYCADDKLFLSADQVLSKISPNVSVWAVEPDQNSLGEYLASLASLTTTLPYDVLVLPGHGVPFYGLKTRIKQLADHHEERCRLIAEACREVPQTSRALVPVVFNKHVLDEHQMGFAAGELVAHVNYMLVEGRLTAEEKDGVLRFRTT from the coding sequence ATGCATTCGAAGACCGACATCGTGCAGTCCTCGGCCGAGGCCCTGCGCTATCCCTGGGAGCAGCATCCCGGCCCCGAAGAGGTCGTTGAGGTGAAGCCCGGCGTGTTGTGGGTGCGGCTCAAGTTGCCGTTCCGTCTCAACCACGTGAACATCTACCTCATCGCCGACGGCGATGGTTACGCGATGGTGGATTCCGGCTTCGGCAACGAGGAGACGATCGAGGCCTGGACAAAGCTGTTCGACGGCCCGCTGAAGGGCGTCCACATCACGCGGCTTATCGTGACCCATTCGCATCCCGACCATGTCGGGCTCGCTGGCTGGATCGTCGAGCGGTTCACCTGCCCGCTGGTGATGTCGCAGGTGGAATACCTGCAGTCGGTCTACCACCAGAACCGCGGCACCGAGGAGCGGCGCAATGCGCAGCGGCTGTTCTTCCGCCGTCACGGCATGGACGAGTCGCTCACCGAGAAGCTGCTCGGCCGCGGCCAGGATTATCTCAAGCGAGTCTCGGTGCTGCCGCCGTCCTACCGCCGCATCTCGCATGGCGACGAGGTCGTGATCGGCACGCGCCGCTTCAAGGTGGTCACGGGCGGCGGGCACGCGCTCGACCAGGTGATGCTCTACTGCGCCGACGACAAGCTGTTCCTTTCCGCCGATCAGGTGCTGAGCAAGATTTCGCCGAATGTCAGCGTCTGGGCGGTCGAGCCGGACCAGAACTCGCTCGGCGAATATCTGGCCTCGCTGGCGAGCCTCACCACGACGCTGCCCTATGACGTGCTGGTGCTGCCTGGCCACGGCGTGCCGTTCTACGGCCTGAAGACCCGAATCAAGCAGCTCGCCGACCACCATGAGGAGCGCTGCCGGCTGATCGCCGAAGCTTGCCGCGAGGTACCGCAGACCTCGCGGGCATTGGTGCCCGTGGTGTTCAACAAGCACGTGCTTGACGAGCACCAGATGGGCTTCGCCGCCGGCGAACTGGTCGCCCACGTCAACTACATGCTGGTCGAAGGCCGCCTGACCGCAGAAGAGAAGGACGGCGTGTTGCGCTTCAGAACAACCTGA
- a CDS encoding ABC transporter substrate-binding protein, with translation MATGKRRACVVVSGTTYGTSMGHEFARAFDGLGGKTLSCHRVEEGETKFEALVEQLPRGIDILFYGGTFEGAPLLRTMRTRGRDVLLATGDGCWDRVNFLEPAGAAAEAGEGVLVLSACPEIGRVQGSREFAARYEQRFGQIGNYAVNAYDAAKLLISAIRTVGRRADRASVGDAIRHTEWRGIAYPEPVRWDEKGDNVSAVTALHVVKNHRFSQVALIPR, from the coding sequence ATCGCCACCGGCAAGCGGCGGGCTTGCGTCGTGGTGAGCGGAACGACCTACGGAACGAGCATGGGTCACGAATTCGCGCGCGCCTTCGACGGGCTCGGCGGCAAGACCCTGTCGTGTCACCGCGTCGAGGAGGGAGAGACGAAGTTCGAAGCGCTGGTCGAGCAACTGCCGCGCGGCATTGACATACTCTTCTATGGCGGCACGTTCGAGGGTGCACCGCTGCTGCGCACGATGCGGACGCGCGGCAGGGACGTGCTGCTTGCCACTGGAGACGGCTGCTGGGATCGCGTCAATTTCCTCGAGCCTGCCGGAGCCGCCGCCGAAGCGGGAGAAGGCGTGCTCGTTCTCTCTGCCTGCCCCGAGATCGGCCGCGTGCAGGGATCGCGCGAATTCGCCGCCCGCTATGAGCAGAGATTCGGTCAGATCGGCAACTATGCGGTCAACGCCTACGACGCAGCAAAGCTGCTCATCTCGGCGATCCGAACTGTGGGCCGCCGGGCCGACCGGGCTTCGGTTGGTGACGCAATTCGGCACACCGAATGGCGAGGCATCGCCTATCCGGAGCCTGTCAGGTGGGATGAGAAGGGCGACAATGTCAGCGCAGTCACCGCTCTCCACGTGGTGAAGAATCACCGGTTCAGCCAGGTCGCACTGATCCCGCGCTAA
- a CDS encoding TRAP transporter large permease subunit — MTVAVFTFSLLAAMAIGMPIAFALIICGVALMTYLGTFDSQIVAQNVVNGVDSFPLMAVPFFILAGEVMNTGGLARRILNFAIALVGHFPGGLGYVAILTSCILASLSGSAVADAAALGALLVPMMAAAGHNRASAAGLVAAGGIIAPVIPPSIGFVIFGVAANVSISKLFLAGIVPGGMLGVGLCLAWWWVVRKEAPARLPRKSFAEIWRALIDGFWALMLPMIIIFGLRFGIFTPTEAAVVVAVYSLVVAMGVYRELKPSQLPALLVSTAQTTAVVMFLVAAALVSSWLITVAEISDQIVALVKPFAGNQTLLTIVLMIIVVIVGTALDMTPTILILTPILMPIVKQAGIDPVYFGVLFIINNAIGLITPPVGVVLNVVCGVSRISMDDLIRGVWPFMIAQLAVLGLLTLFPVLVTGPAKWFGG, encoded by the coding sequence TGACCGTTGCCGTGTTCACCTTCTCGCTGCTCGCCGCCATGGCGATCGGCATGCCGATCGCGTTCGCGCTGATCATCTGCGGCGTCGCGTTGATGACCTATCTCGGCACCTTCGATTCCCAGATCGTCGCGCAGAACGTCGTCAACGGCGTCGATTCCTTTCCGCTGATGGCGGTGCCGTTCTTCATCCTCGCCGGTGAGGTCATGAACACCGGAGGGCTGGCACGGCGCATCCTGAACTTCGCGATCGCGCTGGTCGGCCATTTCCCCGGCGGCCTCGGCTATGTCGCGATCCTCACCTCCTGCATCCTGGCCTCGCTCTCGGGCTCGGCGGTCGCGGACGCCGCGGCGCTCGGTGCACTGCTGGTACCGATGATGGCCGCCGCCGGCCACAATCGCGCCAGTGCGGCCGGGCTCGTCGCGGCGGGTGGGATCATCGCGCCGGTGATCCCGCCGTCGATCGGCTTCGTCATCTTCGGCGTCGCCGCCAACGTCTCGATCTCGAAGCTTTTCCTCGCCGGCATCGTGCCGGGCGGCATGCTCGGCGTCGGGCTCTGCCTCGCCTGGTGGTGGGTGGTGCGCAAGGAAGCCCCTGCGCGCCTGCCGCGCAAGAGTTTTGCTGAGATCTGGCGCGCGCTGATCGACGGATTCTGGGCCTTGATGCTGCCGATGATCATCATCTTCGGCCTGCGTTTCGGCATCTTTACGCCGACGGAGGCCGCCGTCGTGGTCGCGGTCTATTCGCTCGTGGTAGCTATGGGGGTCTATCGCGAGCTCAAGCCGTCGCAACTCCCGGCGCTGCTGGTCAGCACGGCGCAGACCACCGCTGTCGTGATGTTCCTGGTCGCCGCCGCGCTGGTCTCGTCCTGGCTGATCACGGTCGCCGAGATCTCCGATCAGATCGTCGCGCTCGTAAAGCCGTTCGCCGGCAACCAGACCCTCCTCACCATCGTGCTGATGATCATCGTCGTGATCGTCGGGACCGCGCTCGACATGACGCCGACGATTCTGATCCTGACGCCGATCCTGATGCCGATCGTCAAGCAGGCCGGCATCGACCCGGTGTATTTCGGCGTGCTCTTCATCATCAACAACGCCATCGGGCTGATCACGCCGCCGGTCGGCGTCGTGCTCAACGTGGTCTGCGGTGTCTCCCGCATCTCGATGGACGACCTGATCCGCGGCGTCTGGCCCTTCATGATCGCGCAGCTCGCCGTGCTAGGCTTGTTGACGCTGTTTCCCGTTCTCGTCACCGGCCCGGCAAAGTGGTTCGGCGGATAG